A portion of the Bacteroidales bacterium genome contains these proteins:
- a CDS encoding DUF4255 domain-containing protein: MIDQTLIFLRDQINSFLMETIQSEKVVLGHLVNMNGQTNVSEIGLTLINIEQESSLKNTNPYRRISDDEISKVHPPIYLNLYVLISAYFGDTEENYKEALKNLSRVIRFFQAKPLFNHQNSAGLDPEIEKVLVELVSLTFEQQNNLWASLGGKYLPSVIYKLRLVEIVRDVMISTGPPIEDVFVNTKEMEEK, from the coding sequence ATGATAGACCAAACATTAATTTTCCTGCGCGATCAAATTAATTCTTTTCTGATGGAAACCATCCAATCGGAGAAAGTTGTATTGGGTCACCTGGTCAACATGAATGGTCAAACCAATGTGAGTGAAATAGGATTGACGCTGATCAATATTGAACAAGAATCCTCACTCAAAAACACCAATCCTTACCGGCGGATTTCTGATGATGAAATTTCAAAGGTTCACCCGCCCATTTACCTGAATTTATATGTGCTCATATCTGCTTACTTTGGAGATACGGAAGAAAACTACAAGGAAGCACTGAAAAACCTTTCACGGGTTATTAGGTTTTTCCAGGCCAAGCCATTATTTAATCATCAAAACAGCGCAGGCCTCGATCCTGAAATTGAGAAAGTACTTGTAGAATTGGTATCCCTCACTTTTGAGCAACAAAACAACCTGTGGGCATCGCTCGGTGGTAAATACCTGCCGTCGGTCATCTATAAATTAAGGCTTGTTGAGATTGTACGGGATGTGATGATTTCCACCGGTCCTCCAATTGAAGACGTGTTTGTTAATACCAAAGAAATGGAGGAGAAATAA
- a CDS encoding phage tail sheath family protein — translation MSKEYRTPGVYVEEISKFPPSIAAVETAIPAFIGYTQTAMKGEEPITKPFRITSLLENEQFFGGAYPENSAFAIQITDETDADDHLLNRDAVVTFTRNSVSKFNMYYALQQYFNNGGGPCYIVSAGSYPEDGNIDPDDLEDGLNLLEEVDEPTLIVFPEGTNVAEAGQYYGLINSALAQCNKLGDRFVIMDVYPEEGDLRDDIETLRNSISNDLAQIKYGAAYFPFIDTYLSLNVNPALAITHVVNKEGADDPLTGAYTTLAVLKTQNPQLYNQLFAEIRKNTVQLPPSPFVAGVYARVDNERGVWKAPANVSLNGVKKLLTGITNDDNNFMNVDPGSGKSVNAIRFFTGKGVLVWGARTLAGNDNEWKYVNVRRFFNFAEESIKKGTERFVFEPNDANTWVKVKAMIENFLTNQWRGGALAGAKPEDAFFVKVGLGQTMTAQDILDGKLIIEIGMAVVRPAEFIILRFSHKMQQS, via the coding sequence ATGTCAAAAGAATACAGAACACCAGGAGTGTATGTGGAAGAAATATCAAAGTTTCCACCCTCCATTGCTGCTGTAGAAACAGCAATTCCCGCCTTCATAGGATATACACAAACTGCTATGAAAGGCGAGGAACCGATCACCAAACCTTTCAGGATCACATCGCTTCTCGAGAATGAGCAGTTTTTTGGAGGCGCTTATCCCGAAAACAGTGCATTTGCTATCCAGATCACCGACGAAACGGATGCCGACGATCATCTCTTGAACCGCGATGCCGTTGTCACGTTTACAAGGAACTCTGTGTCTAAATTCAACATGTACTATGCTCTTCAACAGTACTTTAACAATGGTGGAGGCCCTTGTTATATTGTTTCAGCCGGCAGCTATCCTGAAGACGGGAATATTGACCCGGATGATCTTGAGGATGGACTGAACTTACTCGAAGAGGTGGACGAACCTACATTGATCGTTTTTCCGGAAGGGACAAATGTAGCAGAGGCCGGACAATACTATGGATTAATCAACAGCGCCCTGGCACAATGCAACAAGCTGGGCGACCGCTTTGTGATCATGGATGTTTACCCGGAAGAAGGAGATTTGCGCGATGACATCGAAACATTGAGAAACTCTATTTCCAATGACCTTGCTCAAATTAAATATGGCGCTGCTTATTTCCCTTTTATTGACACTTACCTTTCTCTGAACGTGAATCCGGCGCTGGCCATCACCCACGTTGTTAACAAAGAGGGTGCGGATGACCCATTAACAGGAGCCTACACCACGCTTGCTGTGCTGAAAACCCAGAACCCCCAATTGTACAATCAGCTATTTGCCGAAATCAGGAAAAACACAGTTCAACTTCCTCCATCACCATTTGTTGCCGGAGTTTATGCCCGTGTGGATAACGAGCGCGGAGTATGGAAAGCCCCTGCTAATGTAAGTCTTAATGGTGTGAAAAAGCTGTTAACCGGGATCACCAATGACGATAACAACTTTATGAATGTTGATCCGGGAAGCGGGAAGTCAGTAAATGCAATCCGCTTTTTTACCGGAAAAGGAGTACTGGTATGGGGAGCAAGGACATTGGCCGGCAATGACAATGAATGGAAATATGTGAACGTGCGCAGGTTCTTCAATTTCGCCGAAGAGTCAATCAAGAAAGGAACTGAACGTTTCGTATTCGAACCAAATGATGCCAACACCTGGGTTAAGGTGAAGGCTATGATCGAAAACTTCCTCACCAATCAATGGCGAGGTGGTGCACTGGCCGGTGCAAAACCAGAGGATGCATTCTTTGTAAAGGTTGGTTTAGGCCAAACTATGACCGCACAGGATATCCTTGATGGAAAGCTAATCATCGAAATCGGCATGGCTGTGGTAAGACCTGCCGAATTTATCATACTCAGGTTCTCGCATAAAATGCAGCAATCCTGA
- a CDS encoding phage tail protein: MAQYPLPKFHFQVEWGGSKIGFSEVTGLGVETEVIEYRSGDMKDYAKTKMPGMQKFGNITLKRGVFQTDNDFFKWWNTVKLNEIERRDLIISLLDSEHNPRVVWKVRNAWPVKIQSTDLKSDGNEVAIETLEIAHEGLTIEMI, translated from the coding sequence ATGGCTCAATATCCATTACCAAAATTCCATTTCCAGGTCGAATGGGGTGGTTCAAAAATCGGATTTTCAGAAGTTACCGGCTTGGGTGTAGAAACCGAAGTGATTGAGTATCGCAGCGGCGATATGAAAGACTACGCCAAAACTAAGATGCCCGGTATGCAGAAATTTGGCAACATTACACTTAAAAGAGGGGTTTTTCAAACAGATAATGACTTCTTTAAATGGTGGAATACTGTGAAGCTGAATGAAATAGAACGCAGGGACCTAATCATTTCATTGCTCGATTCTGAGCACAACCCGAGGGTTGTATGGAAAGTTCGAAATGCCTGGCCGGTAAAAATCCAGAGCACTGACCTTAAATCTGATGGCAACGAGGTGGCAATAGAAACCCTTGAAATAGCGCATGAAGGGTTGACTATTGAAATGATATAA
- a CDS encoding phage tail protein, with protein MKYPPVAFHFLVSFEVSGSDASFMEVSGIDSLLETITVKEGGENRFHHTLPVRAKYSNLVLKRGMITDSAIAKWCQDAIENLAIKPSSVQVLLLNDQHEPLAGFNFINAWPVKWSISTLDADKSAIVVETLELAYQYFKRI; from the coding sequence ATGAAATATCCACCGGTAGCATTTCACTTTTTGGTCAGTTTCGAGGTAAGCGGCTCTGATGCGTCTTTTATGGAAGTATCAGGTATTGATTCATTGCTCGAAACCATCACAGTAAAAGAGGGTGGCGAAAACCGTTTTCATCACACACTTCCAGTGAGGGCAAAATATTCAAATCTTGTGTTAAAAAGGGGGATGATAACAGACTCTGCGATAGCTAAATGGTGTCAGGATGCAATTGAAAACCTGGCCATAAAACCGTCTTCAGTCCAGGTGCTTTTGCTTAATGACCAGCACGAACCGCTGGCTGGGTTTAATTTCATCAATGCCTGGCCGGTAAAATGGAGCATCTCAACGCTTGATGCCGACAAGAGTGCCATTGTGGTAGAAACGCTTGAATTGGCTTATCAATATTTTAAACGCATTTGA